The Betta splendens chromosome 12, fBetSpl5.4, whole genome shotgun sequence genome contains the following window.
AGGATCCTCTCTTTGTCGGCATTACTGCAGTCGAGGGTGATATTATTGCTTCACTGCTTCTCACGCACACGACGACAACACTGTATTCTACAGATGGATTTGTGCAGTGCACTGTCTGGTGTGTAATTGCATTTCCTACCCTACCGTGAACAATGATGCTactctgtactgtaggtgctgcCGAGCATCACACTTGACTATATAGGTCTGGCATTGCAGGTGTGAGGTACAGTAGATGCTACAGCAGCCGCCAAGAATGAGATTAGACTGTTGTCTACGTTGGCAAGTTGCGTTTTCACATAAAGTCCGGTTTCTAATTGACAAACACAAGGTTTACaggccttttcttcctccttccagcCGTTGAACTGTGACTCCTGAATGGAGGCGACCCATAGAGATGCTGGGGTTTAAGAGCTGCTGGCACCAGCTACGTCTGGTCTGCTGGGAAGACGAGGGAAGAAAACGGAGACATTAAAGACGACTGTGTTAGTGTAGGAATGACAGAGTGCTGACACAAGGCCACTTCTCTTCCATGTGTGAACTTACTctgctctgcctgctgctgctggaggttctGGTCCCTGCAGAAAACTGTTCACTCTTGAATGGAAAAGAAAAGTATTTAGCCCTGGATTTAATATCGTAATGTGCTGGTAAGTTGTGAATTTGAAGACAAATGTAGCTCATGATTCAGGGCACAATTAGTCAGCAAGAAATTAGTGCATTGTACAGCTTCGTCCCTACATTTATTATCAGTGTAGCAGATCAATCTGTAATAAGGACttgctcatttgttttattgtaatgATAAATGAGATGAGAGTGATGCATTAAGCATCTGCCTCCCATAACTGCAACTATAGCCATTAAAATTGGTCGCCGTCCAGCACAAAAGCTGCCGTGATCTAAAAGTGCACCGTCTGATAAATGAGCGCTCCTCAACAGAGGGCGGCAACGAGAGATGCCGGGCTCAACGCTCACCTCGAATTCTCCGCAGACTCCATGAGTTCCCTGTCGAGTCTGGAGGTGAGAGTTCAAATGAGAGGAGGAATGGAAATTCATATAAAGTGCCAAGTCGTGctcggaggtggaggtggtgttgCAGGGCTTAGTGGAGCTCACCTAATGATGCACTCTGGGATCTGGATGTTGTCCATGGggatcagctcctgcagctcgtccAGACTGTTGACATACTTTATCTTACTGCTGAACTTGGCGCTGGGACGAGAGCATTACCAAGTTTAACCACATGACAGGCGTTTACACAATAAAAACTCATTTTGTTTATCCGTCAGATGTGAAGCAgggacacagcagcagccataTGCATGTGTTCACCCATGTGTAGTAGGTTCAATATCTAGTTAATAGTAAACGATGCTTGCAGCTGTTTTACCTGATGAAGGGCTTGGTAATGGCTAGAATGGTCCTTATAAACCATGATGGATGCAGAATAATGAAGGATTTCAAATTCTTCCTGAGCCTGAAGGAAACACATCACAGGTTTAAATGTCACACCTGGGCTCATTCACACTTTAAAttcaggagctgcagatgttttgaGAGATGTCATGCAATGCTAATGTTTCTCTGGGAATCAATAGACAGACCTCCTGTCAATCATCTGATAGCACTTCTTCAGCCAACCAAGACCAGGCATTCTCCTGTGAGGCGTGGCTCCATTCAGGTACAAGATCATGTAGTCCTCCGCCACCATCAGCTCCAGCGTGCTGATCACATagctgtatacacacacacacacacacacacgcacacacacacagtaaccaCAATATTCTTTTCTGATCAAAGCAAGAAATATCCTTTTGAAGCCAAGCTCTGACAAGATAAAAATCTGCAGAAATGCTGCTGATGTACTTTGGTGCAGCTGAGAGCAACTCCAGCTCGCATACAGATGGAGGATCCCAGAGCTGCTGCCTGACTGATGCGTGAATTCAGTGTGGTTAAAGCAGCGTCTCACTGGCGGCCTGCATGAAGGGTGACCCCCCTACTTTGACATAGTAGAACTAGAAAAAATTCTTGctgtgaccaaaaaaaaaaaaaacactgacagcaGTGTAAATTTTACTTTTCTATTGTCAGGTACAGCAAATTGGTTGCTTCATGGGTGACCTCAAAGGTGTTTTGCTTCCAATTTCACATTTCCTCGTCTGTGCATAAATCCCAGCAGCTCAATCAGACTTTCACCTTCCCACAAATCCAATTCTGACTTAAACCCAAGCCAACTGTTACCTCTTCCCCATGTCTCTCATTTATCCACCCTCTATTTGATCAGCGGGGAACTGTGTCGCCTGCTTAGAAACTAAGGCTGACAATATTCTCAGCTTGCACGCTGCTTCTTGTTCCCTCTGTAACTCCTCTGACTTCAGTGACTTTGGATCAGGGGGAGATGGAAGTCGGACTGAGCCCAATGTCATTCTCCCACTTACAAACCCTGCACTGCTGATACACTCTCTTTTGTGGCTATTGCGATCGTTTCCCACTGACATCAAACTCTGCCGGGCTCGAGTTACTCCTCCTCCCAAGGATTTAGACCTCGAGCCATCTGGCATCAGAAACCGCAGATACTACAGTTTACTTCCTTTCATTCCTGTCCAAAACTCTTGGCTATGCCAACTTACTCAGTATCTTTCACGGAACATCCTGTGAGATCCCAACCACACTGTGCTAGCATGAAATGCACCGACAGAACAACAGTGAAGGCGTCACCATGGGGTGTCTCACCCGACAATCCAGTTTCTGACTCTGTTACTATATTTAGACTTCGCTCGGGGCTCTGGCTTGTATAATTTGAATTATTCTGCATCTTGCATTTTTCATTCTCTAAATAAAAGCATCTTTTGAGCGACgtcttttatttactttatattaaacaccCGCGTCTATGTCACTGTGGTTGTGCTCTGAGCTAAATGTAACGCCAGCATGTGAACACGCTCGCCATGATAACGTTGCCGTGCTCCTGTCTGGCAGGCATGTTCGCCATCGCCACCGTTTTCACATACAAGCCGTCGCTAATTAGCATTTAACAGGAAACTCAGCCGAGGCTCAGAAAGAATGTCGATTGTTTGGTGGTTATTTGCGTCTCGGTGCCTTGGAGACGAGGAACCAATTAAAACGTCGGACCAGTGACGAGCGACGGAAGGAAGTTATGACTGAATATTAGAAAGCGGACTGGCGTAGCTCATTTAATTACTAAATATAATGAGTTGTTACAATGTAAACACTCACAGGAAGAGGTTCTCCATGATTTCGTGGTAGTCCTCCCTGTCGCTGTCTGGCAGGAAGCACGCAGCAAACACTATGATGGCATTTACTCCGCTGCCGTAGTAGCCttgataaaaatataaaaaaaacacatgaaaagaaAATTAGAGCCAACCTGACCTTGGTTCATTGTTGGTGAGGGCTCAGCCCTAATTAGCACAGTGCTCATAACTTCACCGCTCCTCTATTTTCATTCTATTTTCCATCAGTCTTTTGTctgactgtctctctgtcctgttTCCACTCTCTACTTTTCAGATTAATGCAATTTCCTTTTATTCAACAACCCATTCATCGCCACAGTCGGTGTCACTCACATGGAGGGCCTTTTATCTAAACGACAGAGCTGATATTGACTGTCTACCAGCACAAATCTCGGCTTTAAGTTTCACTTAAATCCACCGTAGTGAGTGAACACAGTGGGGTTTTTTTGAAGCACAGGACAGAGTGCAAGCCAGTGGCCCCTGGGTTTTAGAGGGGCcctgaagaaaaggaggaaggaaacaggACCCCTGTCTGTGAAACCAATGAAGTGTGACTCCATGTCTGGCCTCATCTTAACAGAGCTAATGAAGCCATGTAGATGGCTGACATATGAAGGAAAACCAACATAGGCGTGGTGAGGGTTGTACTGGCTCCACATCATTAGCTCAAAGACATTTGTTCGACCCTCTGGAGGTAGCGACTCTGTTTTCCTGTGCGCGATGGTGACGTGGCCCTTTAATGGTTACCTCCGTGGGAGATGACTTTCATGTAGGGCTCAATGATCTTCATGTTGATGCGATGCTCCTGCTCCCCGATGATGACCGTCCTCCACAGCTTGCCGTCTTGGCGCTCCTCTTCGGCGCTGTACGTCGGAATCGGGTCGTAGGGCTCCCTGATACTGACTGCACTCAGGTCTGACATGAAACGAACAAATACTGACTTGGGCTTTTTTAACAGATCATTTTACTTGtcatacagaaaaaaaaacagccaggcAACCACCACCATCTCCCTGCTCTGTGCTTCAGAACATTACACCCaacactataataataataataataatatcaactTTACTATTTTTGAAAACCTAATATTGCCTTTTCTATATCATATTATTGAGTCATACTGTAGCTAGAAAGCGCTGACCTTTTATCAAAAGAAAGCTGCAAACGTCAGGCAATGCTGCAAACTCTAACACAATCGTATGGTTTCACAACTCTCTCCTCAGCATTTGTGCACATCTTGGCTCATCACATCCTGGATTGTGATGATTCAGGATTACGGAAGGCCAAACTTCGTTAAGAGAGACCCACCCTCCCAGTCCTTTTCATGGTCCGTGTAGTCCAGGTAGTCCCCCTCGTCAGGAGTGTCGAGGTCATCGACGTTGATGTCGAGATCGTCGGGGGTCTCCCCCAGGTCGTCCTCGCTCTGGTCCAGGGACAGGCTGATACGAGGGGCAGAAAGCTTTTTCCTTTGGGTGGGACCTCCTTGCAGGGGTAAAGAGGTAGGAGGGGCTGGAAAAGAGTAGCGAAAAGGAAATGGAACGGGGCCTCGAGGTTCTGTCGGACAGGAACATCAAAGCATTCATTGACACTCACCTGGTCTGCCTTCACCCTCAGAGTTCATCTTACTCTCTGGTGGCAGGTCCATCCCCAGGAGGACCTAGGAAAAGACAATTAAAAAGACCTTGCTATTCATGCCTACACTGCACATATGGTACAGGAAGTCACAAAGCATTCTCATGTTACAGTAATGGTACCTACTGTACcgacactgctgctgctgctgctgcttcctaaACTGTGTTTCCTTACATAAACACCTCATAAAATATTGAAGTATGAGGATCTCGCTGTGACGTGATGAATGACAGACTGTAGCTGGGAATCGTCAGTGTCTCTCTCCAATGACAAATGTCGATGCTTTTATCAGGCAGGAAACATTAGTTTAGGCTTTAACACCCAGTGTCACTAATCTAAAGAGGCCCAGTGGATTGTTCAGAGTTAACAGAGAACATGAGACGTAAAAGGTAGAAacaggagaaaggagggagagtgGAGGCAAATTAGACTTTGGGGTTAAAGGTCATCTTCCCCCTGGGAATAATCATTCTATtcaaactggaggagggggggaaatGCCAAAGGCAGATGGGGGGGGTCGTTACATCACGACAAGCTCATTCCCTTGTTCTAGTGCTGACTCAAATTGAATAGCTGCACGCTCGCCTGAGCACAGATTGGGCAGAGATGCAAATTCACAGCGAGTCACGTGCCGACTCGCATGAAAGGGAGACGTCCTCGGTCCTCGTCGCGGATGTGAGCTGGAGCGGGATCGCGCTCGCGTTCGATTCCTGGACAGTGGCGCTCACGTCGTGCTGACAGTTCCCAGAAATATGTCCAGCATGTGCAAACACGCTtatacaaacagacagacactccGGGATGTCAGAATAataaaatcagcagcagctattATAAGCATTCCCCCCAAACTGGATGTTCCTGATTCAGATCCACAGGACCAGTGCTGATGAAAgcagcccctccctcctcctctcttcctgtctcctggCAGTGAGATCAAATAATGAGCAcatctctctgtttctcttttcatATTGACACAATAAGAGCCATCCACTCACCACTGCTGGGGCGTGGGAATCTCTGTCCTCCTGCGCCTCAGAGCATCGATGTTCTTCTGAGTTCCCTGCCTATTTCCTGCTTCCAGGCTGTCGGTGGAGATGCTCAGCTTACAAACAGCTCACAGCTTCCACCATTT
Protein-coding sequences here:
- the prune2 gene encoding protein prune homolog 2 isoform X2 yields the protein MDLPPESKMNSEGEGRPAPPTSLPLQGGPTQRKKLSAPRISLSLDQSEDDLGETPDDLDINVDDLDTPDEGDYLDYTDHEKDWEDLSAVSIREPYDPIPTYSAEEERQDGKLWRTVIIGEQEHRINMKIIEPYMKVISHGGYYGSGVNAIIVFAACFLPDSDREDYHEIMENLFLYVISTLELMVAEDYMILYLNGATPHRRMPGLGWLKKCYQMIDRRLRKNLKSFIILHPSWFIRTILAITKPFISAKFSSKIKYVNSLDELQELIPMDNIQIPECIIRLDRELMESAENSRVNSFLQGPEPPAAAGRAEPDVAGASSS
- the prune2 gene encoding protein prune homolog 2 isoform X1; the encoded protein is MDLPPESKMNSEGEGRPAPPTSLPLQGGPTQRKKLSAPRISLSLDQSEDDLGETPDDLDINVDDLDTPDEGDYLDYTDHEKDWEDLSAVSIREPYDPIPTYSAEEERQDGKLWRTVIIGEQEHRINMKIIEPYMKVISHGGYYGSGVNAIIVFAACFLPDSDREDYHEIMENLFLYVISTLELMVAEDYMILYLNGATPHRRMPGLGWLKKCYQMIDRRLRKNLKSFIILHPSWFIRTILAITKPFISAKFSSKIKYVNSLDELQELIPMDNIQIPECIIRLDRELMESAENSRVNSFLQGPEPPAAAGRADRPDVAGASSS